From Mycteria americana isolate JAX WOST 10 ecotype Jacksonville Zoo and Gardens chromosome 4, USCA_MyAme_1.0, whole genome shotgun sequence, one genomic window encodes:
- the METTL14 gene encoding N(6)-adenosine-methyltransferase non-catalytic subunit METTL14 isoform X3 — protein sequence MAAATGASRGRRSRPIGRGDGSDAPAGARRSGVAAAGCAAMNSRLQEIRERQKLRRQLLAQQLGAENADSIGAVLNSKDDQREIAETRETCRAAYDTSAPNAKRKYPDEGEADEEEIEEYKDEVELQQDEENLPYEEEIYKDSSTFLKGTQSLNPHNDYCQHFVDTGHRPQNFIRDVGLADRFEEYPKLRELIRLKDELISKSNTPPMYLQADLEAFDIRELKSKFDVILLEPPLEEYYRETGITANEKCWTWDDCLRKWGYRRCEDICWIKTNKNNPGKTKTLDPKAVFQRTKEHCLMGIKGTVRRSTDGDFIHANVDIDLIITEEPEIGNIEKPVEIFHIIEHFCLGRRRLHLFGRDSTIRPGWLTVGPTLTNSNFNAETYSSYFTAPNSHLTGCTEEIERLRPKSPPPKSKSDRGGGAPRGGGRGGTSAGRGERGRERNRTNFRGERGGFRGGRGGTHRGGFPTR from the exons ATGGCTGCCGCCACCGGCGCGTCAcgcggccgccgcagccgcccgATTGGAAGAGGTGACGGAAGTGACGCGCCGGCGGGAGCCCGGCGAAGTGGGGTGGCGGCTGCCGGCTGCGCGGCGATGAACAGCCGCCTGCAGGAGATCCGGGAGCGGCAGAAGCTTCGGCGGCAGCTCTTGGCGCAGCAG TTAGGAGCTGAGAACGCGGACAGCATCGGGGCCGTGCTGAACAGCAAAGATGACCAGCGGGAGATCGCGGAAACGAGAGAAACCTGCAG gGCTGCTTATGATACTTCTGCACCAAATGCAAAACGGAAATACCCAGATGAGGGAGAAGCTGATGAGGAAGAGATTGAAGAATATAAg GATGAAGTAGAGCTGCAGCAAGATGaagagaacctgccctatgaagAAGAGATTTACAAAGATTCCAGTACCTTCCTTAAG GGTACTCAGAGCTTAAATCCACACAACGATTACTGCCAACACTTTGTGGATACAGGACACAGACCCCAGAACTTCATCAGAGATGTTG gCTTAGCAGATAGGTTTGAAGAATATCCCAAACTTAGAGAGCTCATCAGATTGAAGGATGAGCTGATATCTAAATCTAACACTCCTCCCAT GTACTTGCAAGCAGACTTGGAAGCTTTTGATATTAGGGAACTGAAGTCCAAATTTGATGTGATTCTCCTGGAGCCACCACTGGAAGAATATTACCGGGAGACTGGCATTACTGCCAATGAAAAATGCTGGACCTGGGATGAT TGTCTACGCAAATGGGGTTACAGAAGATGTGAGGACATTTGTTGGATTAAAACGAATAAGAACAATCCTGGGAAGACCAAGACTTTAGACCCTAAGGCTGTTTTCCAAAGAACCAAG GAGCACTGCCTCATGGGCATTAAAGGAACTGTGCGTCGCAGTACGGATGGTGACTTCATCCATGCTAATGTTGACATTGACCTAATCATCACAGAAGAGCCTGAAATTGGCAACATAGAAAAACCTGTAGAGATTTTTCACATCATTGAGCATTTCTGCCTCGGACGACGACGTCTTCATCTTTTCGGAAGGGACAGTACAATTCGACCAG GTTGGCTGACTGTAGGACCCACCCTCACAAACAGCAATTTCAATGCAGAAACGTATTCTTCATACTTCACAGCTCCAAATTCCCACCTGACCGGCTGTACCGAAGAGATTGAGAGACTTCGACCCAAGTCACCACCACCCAAGTCCAAGTCTGACCGGGGAGGTGGTGCTccgaggggaggaggaagaggagggactTCAGCAGGCcgaggagagaggggcagagagaggaacagaactAACTTTCGGGGTGAGAGGGGTGGCTTCAGAGGGGGACGTGGAGGTACCCATAGAGGCGGCTTCCCCACCCGCTGA
- the METTL14 gene encoding N(6)-adenosine-methyltransferase non-catalytic subunit METTL14 isoform X2: protein MAAATGASRGRRSRPIGRGDGSDAPAGARRSGVAAAGCAAMNSRLQEIRERQKLRRQLLAQQLGAENADSIGAVLNSKDDQREIAETRETCRAAYDTSAPNAKRKYPDEGEADEEEIEEYKDEVELQQDEENLPYEEEIYKDSSTFLKGTQSLNPHNDYCQHFVDTGHRPQNFIRDVGLADRFEEYPKLRELIRLKDELISKSNTPPMYLQADLEAFDIRELKSKFDVILLEPPLEEYYRETGITANEKCWTWDDIMKLEIEEIAAPRSFVFLWCGSGEGLDLGRVCLRKWGYRRCEDICWIKTNKNNPGKTKTLDPKAVFQRTKEHCLMGIKGTVRRSTDGDFIHANVDIDLIITEEPEIGNIEKPVEIFHIIEHFCLGRRRLHLFGRDSTIRPAPNSHLTGCTEEIERLRPKSPPPKSKSDRGGGAPRGGGRGGTSAGRGERGRERNRTNFRGERGGFRGGRGGTHRGGFPTR, encoded by the exons ATGGCTGCCGCCACCGGCGCGTCAcgcggccgccgcagccgcccgATTGGAAGAGGTGACGGAAGTGACGCGCCGGCGGGAGCCCGGCGAAGTGGGGTGGCGGCTGCCGGCTGCGCGGCGATGAACAGCCGCCTGCAGGAGATCCGGGAGCGGCAGAAGCTTCGGCGGCAGCTCTTGGCGCAGCAG TTAGGAGCTGAGAACGCGGACAGCATCGGGGCCGTGCTGAACAGCAAAGATGACCAGCGGGAGATCGCGGAAACGAGAGAAACCTGCAG gGCTGCTTATGATACTTCTGCACCAAATGCAAAACGGAAATACCCAGATGAGGGAGAAGCTGATGAGGAAGAGATTGAAGAATATAAg GATGAAGTAGAGCTGCAGCAAGATGaagagaacctgccctatgaagAAGAGATTTACAAAGATTCCAGTACCTTCCTTAAG GGTACTCAGAGCTTAAATCCACACAACGATTACTGCCAACACTTTGTGGATACAGGACACAGACCCCAGAACTTCATCAGAGATGTTG gCTTAGCAGATAGGTTTGAAGAATATCCCAAACTTAGAGAGCTCATCAGATTGAAGGATGAGCTGATATCTAAATCTAACACTCCTCCCAT GTACTTGCAAGCAGACTTGGAAGCTTTTGATATTAGGGAACTGAAGTCCAAATTTGATGTGATTCTCCTGGAGCCACCACTGGAAGAATATTACCGGGAGACTGGCATTACTGCCAATGAAAAATGCTGGACCTGGGATGAT atcaTGAAATTGGAAATTGAAGAAATTGCAGCCCCAAGGTCATTTGTGTTTCTATGGTGCGGTTCAGGCGAGGGTCTGGATCTTGGCCGAGTG TGTCTACGCAAATGGGGTTACAGAAGATGTGAGGACATTTGTTGGATTAAAACGAATAAGAACAATCCTGGGAAGACCAAGACTTTAGACCCTAAGGCTGTTTTCCAAAGAACCAAG GAGCACTGCCTCATGGGCATTAAAGGAACTGTGCGTCGCAGTACGGATGGTGACTTCATCCATGCTAATGTTGACATTGACCTAATCATCACAGAAGAGCCTGAAATTGGCAACATAGAAAAACCTGTAGAGATTTTTCACATCATTGAGCATTTCTGCCTCGGACGACGACGTCTTCATCTTTTCGGAAGGGACAGTACAATTCGACCAG CTCCAAATTCCCACCTGACCGGCTGTACCGAAGAGATTGAGAGACTTCGACCCAAGTCACCACCACCCAAGTCCAAGTCTGACCGGGGAGGTGGTGCTccgaggggaggaggaagaggagggactTCAGCAGGCcgaggagagaggggcagagagaggaacagaactAACTTTCGGGGTGAGAGGGGTGGCTTCAGAGGGGGACGTGGAGGTACCCATAGAGGCGGCTTCCCCACCCGCTGA
- the METTL14 gene encoding N(6)-adenosine-methyltransferase non-catalytic subunit METTL14 isoform X1 — protein sequence MAAATGASRGRRSRPIGRGDGSDAPAGARRSGVAAAGCAAMNSRLQEIRERQKLRRQLLAQQLGAENADSIGAVLNSKDDQREIAETRETCRAAYDTSAPNAKRKYPDEGEADEEEIEEYKDEVELQQDEENLPYEEEIYKDSSTFLKGTQSLNPHNDYCQHFVDTGHRPQNFIRDVGLADRFEEYPKLRELIRLKDELISKSNTPPMYLQADLEAFDIRELKSKFDVILLEPPLEEYYRETGITANEKCWTWDDIMKLEIEEIAAPRSFVFLWCGSGEGLDLGRVCLRKWGYRRCEDICWIKTNKNNPGKTKTLDPKAVFQRTKEHCLMGIKGTVRRSTDGDFIHANVDIDLIITEEPEIGNIEKPVEIFHIIEHFCLGRRRLHLFGRDSTIRPGWLTVGPTLTNSNFNAETYSSYFTAPNSHLTGCTEEIERLRPKSPPPKSKSDRGGGAPRGGGRGGTSAGRGERGRERNRTNFRGERGGFRGGRGGTHRGGFPTR from the exons ATGGCTGCCGCCACCGGCGCGTCAcgcggccgccgcagccgcccgATTGGAAGAGGTGACGGAAGTGACGCGCCGGCGGGAGCCCGGCGAAGTGGGGTGGCGGCTGCCGGCTGCGCGGCGATGAACAGCCGCCTGCAGGAGATCCGGGAGCGGCAGAAGCTTCGGCGGCAGCTCTTGGCGCAGCAG TTAGGAGCTGAGAACGCGGACAGCATCGGGGCCGTGCTGAACAGCAAAGATGACCAGCGGGAGATCGCGGAAACGAGAGAAACCTGCAG gGCTGCTTATGATACTTCTGCACCAAATGCAAAACGGAAATACCCAGATGAGGGAGAAGCTGATGAGGAAGAGATTGAAGAATATAAg GATGAAGTAGAGCTGCAGCAAGATGaagagaacctgccctatgaagAAGAGATTTACAAAGATTCCAGTACCTTCCTTAAG GGTACTCAGAGCTTAAATCCACACAACGATTACTGCCAACACTTTGTGGATACAGGACACAGACCCCAGAACTTCATCAGAGATGTTG gCTTAGCAGATAGGTTTGAAGAATATCCCAAACTTAGAGAGCTCATCAGATTGAAGGATGAGCTGATATCTAAATCTAACACTCCTCCCAT GTACTTGCAAGCAGACTTGGAAGCTTTTGATATTAGGGAACTGAAGTCCAAATTTGATGTGATTCTCCTGGAGCCACCACTGGAAGAATATTACCGGGAGACTGGCATTACTGCCAATGAAAAATGCTGGACCTGGGATGAT atcaTGAAATTGGAAATTGAAGAAATTGCAGCCCCAAGGTCATTTGTGTTTCTATGGTGCGGTTCAGGCGAGGGTCTGGATCTTGGCCGAGTG TGTCTACGCAAATGGGGTTACAGAAGATGTGAGGACATTTGTTGGATTAAAACGAATAAGAACAATCCTGGGAAGACCAAGACTTTAGACCCTAAGGCTGTTTTCCAAAGAACCAAG GAGCACTGCCTCATGGGCATTAAAGGAACTGTGCGTCGCAGTACGGATGGTGACTTCATCCATGCTAATGTTGACATTGACCTAATCATCACAGAAGAGCCTGAAATTGGCAACATAGAAAAACCTGTAGAGATTTTTCACATCATTGAGCATTTCTGCCTCGGACGACGACGTCTTCATCTTTTCGGAAGGGACAGTACAATTCGACCAG GTTGGCTGACTGTAGGACCCACCCTCACAAACAGCAATTTCAATGCAGAAACGTATTCTTCATACTTCACAGCTCCAAATTCCCACCTGACCGGCTGTACCGAAGAGATTGAGAGACTTCGACCCAAGTCACCACCACCCAAGTCCAAGTCTGACCGGGGAGGTGGTGCTccgaggggaggaggaagaggagggactTCAGCAGGCcgaggagagaggggcagagagaggaacagaactAACTTTCGGGGTGAGAGGGGTGGCTTCAGAGGGGGACGTGGAGGTACCCATAGAGGCGGCTTCCCCACCCGCTGA